A genomic window from Solanum stenotomum isolate F172 chromosome 10, ASM1918654v1, whole genome shotgun sequence includes:
- the LOC125842074 gene encoding expansin-like B1, translating into MAPLQVLEIFSTFLLVIFIQVYLGNAQNFIQSRAAYYPNSEEQGTETGACGFGTFGATINGGDVSAASDLYRDGLGCGACYQVRCTNSNYCSENGVNVVITDHGASDSTDFILSQRAFSRMAQTKDAAASLLSLGNVGIEYRRVSCSYPNKNITFKIDESSDNPYYLAFVIWYQQGKTDISAVQLCETQNFVCKLLDRTRGAVWTSSSPPKGQLQIRMLLSSDDGDEKWVIPLNNIPENWKAGETYDSGIQVD; encoded by the exons ATGGCACCTCTTCAAGttcttgaaatattttccacatttttattagtaattttCATACAAGTTTATTTGGgaaatgctcaaaatttcatCCAATCTCGAGCAGCTTATTATCCAAATTCAGAAGAACAAGGAACAGAAA CTGGCGCATGTGGATTTGGTACTTTTGGAGCAACAATCAACGGTGGAGATGTATCGGCTGCATCTGATCTTTATCGCGACGGTCTAGGATGTGGTGCATGCTATCAG GTGAGGTGTACAAACAGTAATTACTGTTCAGAAAATGGAGTTAATGTGGTAATTACTGATCATGGAGCAAGTGATAGCACAGATTTTATTTTAAGCCAACGGGCTTTTTCACGTATGGCCCAAACAAAAGATGCTGCTGCTTCTCTATTATCACTTGGTAATGTGGGCATTGAATATAGAAG GGTTTCTTGTAGCTATCCAAATAAGAATATCACATTCAAGATTGATGAGAGTAGTGATAATCCTTATTATTTGGCTTTTGTTATATGGTATCAACAAGGCAAAACTGATATTTCTGCTGTTCAATTGTGTGAG ACACAAAATTTTGTGTGCAAATTATTGGATAGGACACGTGGCGCAGTATGGACAAGTTCATCACCACCAAAAGGACAATTGCAAATAAGAATGTTATTGAGTTCTGATGATGGAGATGAAAAATGGGTTATTCCTTTAAATAATATTCCTGAAAATTGGAAAGCTGGTGAAACATATGATTCTGGAATACAAGTGGATTAA
- the LOC125841445 gene encoding uncharacterized protein LOC125841445 → MTTGTHLLRLLVSCRKITAQVTATSTDTIVAMASSAEQEFSAQCRAKLNRVPRCRNLWDTKMASRVGDKLGDRLSEVGVQNVEIDVEEELNRPMHYRQMVAPLFESVKRKGIAVVGADKLVF, encoded by the coding sequence ATGACCACCGGAACCCATCTCCTCCGCCTACTCGTCTCCTGCCGGAAAATCACGGCACAGGTGACAGCCACGAGCACCGACACCATTGTAGCTATGGCTTCATCAGCTGAGCAAGAGTTCTCAGCGCAGTGTAGAGCCAAGCTCAACCGAGTGCCTAGGTGCCGCAATCTCTGGGACACGAAGATGGCCTCAAGAGTCGGAGATAAGCTCGGAGATCGGCTCAGTGAAGTCGGAGTCCAAAACGTGGAAATCGACGTTGAAGAGGAGCTCAATAGGCCGATGCACTACCGGCAAATGGTAGCGCCGCTTTTTGAGTCCGTCAAACGCAAGGGCATCGCCGTTGTTGGAGCTGACAAATTGGTTTTCTAG